The following are encoded in a window of Deltaproteobacteria bacterium genomic DNA:
- a CDS encoding pyridoxamine 5'-phosphate oxidase family protein has translation MNLAEYFDKVKGFGIMATADAEGRVNVAALSRPTVMEDGTVAFIMAGHLTHHNLQSNSHAAYFFTERGAGYGGKRLYLTKVREEENNMELIEPIRKKRYPIFTTKYDNESKYIVFFTVDKVLPLVSDGVLKPDAVVDK, from the coding sequence ATGAACCTGGCTGAATATTTCGATAAGGTAAAGGGATTCGGGATCATGGCAACGGCGGACGCCGAGGGAAGGGTAAATGTGGCGGCCCTCTCGAGGCCGACGGTGATGGAAGACGGAACTGTTGCGTTCATCATGGCAGGCCACCTGACCCACCACAACCTGCAGTCAAATTCCCACGCGGCATACTTTTTTACGGAACGAGGAGCCGGGTACGGGGGAAAACGTCTGTACCTGACGAAGGTCAGGGAAGAAGAGAACAACATGGAACTGATCGAACCGATCAGGAAGAAACGATACCCCATATTCACCACGAAGTATGATAATGAGTCGAAATACATCGTATTCTTCACGGTCGACAAGGTCCTGCCACTCGTTTCCGACGGCGTTCTGAAACCCGACGCCGTCGTTGATAAGTAA
- a CDS encoding desulfoferrodoxin, with protein sequence MTERLQIYKCEVCGNIVEVLHEGKGELICCNQPMKLFKENTVDAAKEKHVPVKEQAGNMLKAKVGSVAHPMEEKHYIEWIEVIVDGKTYRQFLKPGEAPEAEFCVTGDNMSVREYCNIHGLWKS encoded by the coding sequence ATGACGGAAAGACTTCAGATTTACAAATGTGAAGTATGCGGCAACATTGTCGAAGTTCTCCATGAAGGGAAGGGAGAGCTTATCTGCTGCAATCAGCCCATGAAACTGTTCAAGGAAAATACCGTTGATGCGGCAAAGGAAAAACACGTCCCCGTGAAGGAACAGGCTGGAAACATGCTCAAGGCAAAGGTGGGAAGCGTCGCCCATCCCATGGAAGAAAAGCATTACATCGAATGGATCGAGGTCATCGTGGACGGCAAGACGTACCGGCAGTTCCTGAAACCGGGAGAGGCACCGGAGGCAGAGTTCTGCGTCACCGGTGACAACATGTCTGTCCGCGAGTATTGCAATATTCACGGTCTCTGGAAAAGCTGA
- a CDS encoding ferritin family protein, giving the protein MGNRFEAGDILEIAMRIEENGSNFYRYAVQLAHEEETKKLFEHLAKEEENHKAVFKGMLSTLEVHDLPESYPGEYASYLHNYADNNLIFTKETMDRELSGITDTLSAIDFAIRRELDSILYYHEIKGFVSKEQHSAIDEVINEERKHFNLLSKLRTRYQ; this is encoded by the coding sequence ATGGGAAATCGGTTTGAAGCAGGCGATATACTTGAAATAGCCATGAGAATCGAAGAGAACGGAAGCAATTTTTACCGGTATGCCGTTCAGTTGGCACATGAAGAAGAGACGAAGAAGCTCTTTGAGCACCTGGCAAAAGAGGAGGAGAATCACAAGGCGGTATTCAAGGGGATGCTTTCGACATTAGAAGTTCATGACCTCCCTGAAAGCTATCCAGGCGAATACGCCTCGTACCTCCACAATTACGCCGACAACAATCTGATCTTTACAAAGGAAACGATGGACCGTGAACTGTCGGGTATCACCGACACCCTTTCGGCGATAGACTTTGCCATCCGCCGCGAACTTGACTCGATCCTCTACTATCACGAGATCAAGGGATTTGTTTCAAAGGAACAGCACAGTGCCATCGATGAGGTCATCAACGAGGAACGAAAGCATTTCAATCTGCTTTCAAAACTGAGAACCCGATACCAGTAA
- a CDS encoding rubredoxin, which translates to MDQQALRTLTYGLYIVSSRKDDRFNGQVVNTVVQTTSKPVTIAVSINRENLTHEFISASGVFSVSVLSEDAPLKLIGNFGFKCGRDVDKFASCDFRTGVTGAPIVLDNTLACLEARVIEQVQLSTHTVFIGEVVEAEVLRKGTPMTYAYYHQVKGGKTPEKAATFIEDSKDKVKTAAFPRYICSVCGYIYDPAKGDPDNHIPPGTSFEDLPDDWTCPVCGASKDQFDRE; encoded by the coding sequence ATGGATCAACAGGCATTGCGAACATTGACGTACGGCCTCTACATTGTTTCCTCCCGGAAGGATGATCGGTTCAACGGACAGGTGGTAAACACCGTTGTCCAGACAACGTCCAAACCTGTCACGATAGCGGTCAGCATCAACCGGGAAAACCTTACCCATGAATTCATTTCAGCGAGCGGCGTTTTCAGCGTGTCTGTTCTCTCCGAGGACGCGCCCCTGAAGCTTATCGGAAACTTCGGTTTCAAGTGCGGACGTGATGTCGACAAATTCGCAAGCTGTGATTTCAGGACCGGCGTGACGGGGGCACCGATCGTTCTCGACAACACGTTGGCCTGCCTCGAAGCACGCGTCATCGAGCAGGTCCAACTGAGCACCCATACCGTCTTCATCGGCGAGGTCGTCGAGGCCGAGGTCCTCCGGAAAGGTACACCAATGACCTATGCCTACTACCACCAGGTCAAAGGCGGCAAAACACCCGAAAAGGCGGCCACCTTCATAGAAGACAGCAAGGACAAAGTGAAAACGGCAGCCTTCCCCCGTTACATCTGCAGCGTGTGTGGGTATATATATGATCCGGCAAAGGGTGATCCCGACAACCACATCCCCCCCGGCACATCCTTCGAAGACCTTCCCGACGACTGGACCTGTCCGGTCTGCGGCGCTTCAAAGGACCAATTTGACAGGGAATGA
- a CDS encoding OB-fold domain-containing protein translates to MVGITSYGAYIPRYRLNRMLVVQNMAWYFPVIMAVAQGEKAVANWDEDAVSMAVAAGYDCMIGKDRKALDGVYLASTTLPFSDRLNSGIVATALNAPEQGAMNADFTACMKAGTTAAIAALEAIESGKKDSVLVTAADQRGTKMATMFEMFYGDGAAALLFGKKDVIAEFKGSYSLNADFVDHYRGWNKEFDYGWEERWVRDEGYGKIIPQAIAGFLKKTGMKIEDFNKVIYPCYFGGTHSGIAKKLGVDPAKVQNNLHAVCGDTGAAHSFLMFAAALEEANPGDKILLASFGQGCDVLAFEVTKNIKKLKPRLGFKGSLERKANLDSYQKFSKFRDLIIADLGIRGEANPSSSLTVLWRKRKTLYGFVGLKCNKCKTPQYPGNSICVNPDCGSINDFSEYEFADKKAKILMYTGDMLAASVNPPSVYGMVGFEGGGRTFIDFTDCDLTQVKVGMPAKMSFRRRNKDKERGFTGYFWKAVPQVEG, encoded by the coding sequence ATGGTAGGTATTACATCCTACGGGGCTTACATTCCCCGGTACCGGCTGAACAGAATGCTCGTCGTCCAGAATATGGCCTGGTATTTTCCGGTTATCATGGCCGTTGCTCAGGGCGAGAAAGCGGTGGCGAACTGGGATGAAGATGCGGTAAGCATGGCTGTTGCGGCCGGCTATGACTGCATGATTGGGAAGGATCGCAAGGCGCTTGACGGGGTTTATCTGGCGAGCACGACGCTTCCCTTTTCCGACCGGTTGAACTCAGGCATCGTTGCGACGGCCCTGAACGCACCCGAACAGGGAGCGATGAACGCCGACTTCACGGCGTGCATGAAAGCGGGTACAACTGCGGCGATCGCGGCCCTGGAAGCGATCGAGTCAGGCAAAAAGGACAGCGTACTGGTCACGGCCGCGGATCAGCGGGGCACCAAGATGGCAACAATGTTTGAAATGTTCTACGGCGACGGTGCCGCGGCGCTTCTCTTCGGGAAGAAAGATGTCATCGCGGAGTTCAAGGGCAGCTATTCGCTCAATGCCGATTTCGTGGATCATTACCGTGGCTGGAACAAGGAATTCGACTATGGCTGGGAAGAACGATGGGTCAGGGATGAAGGATATGGAAAGATCATTCCCCAGGCGATCGCCGGATTCTTAAAAAAGACGGGAATGAAAATAGAAGACTTCAACAAGGTCATTTACCCCTGCTATTTCGGTGGGACCCACAGCGGTATCGCGAAAAAGCTGGGTGTCGACCCGGCGAAGGTTCAGAACAACCTGCACGCCGTCTGCGGTGATACGGGAGCGGCCCATAGCTTCCTGATGTTCGCGGCGGCTCTCGAGGAAGCGAACCCGGGGGACAAGATCCTTCTGGCAAGCTTCGGGCAGGGGTGTGATGTTCTGGCCTTTGAAGTTACGAAGAACATCAAAAAGCTGAAACCGCGGCTTGGTTTCAAAGGCTCCCTAGAGCGCAAGGCGAACCTTGACAGCTATCAGAAATTCAGCAAGTTCCGTGATCTGATCATAGCAGACCTCGGGATCAGGGGTGAAGCCAATCCTTCCAGTTCGCTCACGGTGCTCTGGCGCAAGAGAAAGACCCTGTACGGGTTTGTGGGCCTCAAGTGCAACAAGTGCAAGACACCCCAGTATCCGGGCAACTCGATATGCGTCAATCCGGATTGCGGCAGCATCAATGATTTTTCGGAATATGAATTCGCCGACAAGAAAGCCAAGATCCTCATGTACACGGGGGATATGCTGGCGGCATCGGTGAATCCGCCGTCGGTTTACGGAATGGTGGGTTTTGAAGGTGGCGGCAGGACATTCATCGACTTTACGGATTGTGATCTGACCCAGGTCAAGGTCGGCATGCCGGCGAAGATGTCTTTCAGAAGACGCAACAAGGACAAGGAACGCGGCTTTACCGGCTACTTCTGGAAGGCAGTTCCCCAGGTGGAAGGATAA
- a CDS encoding acetyl-CoA acetyltransferase produces the protein MASGIRDKVAIIGMGCTKFGERWNDGAEELLVESYQECMEDAGIDKKDIGAAWLGCCFDEVDIGKSALPASLALRLPNISVTRVENFCASGTEAFRGAVYAVASGAVDIALAIGVEKLKDIGYGGLPEFSSAMGPYNFLWFPNATAPGCFAMLATGYAAHYGIDIQDVKKAMAHISVKSHANGALNPKAHLRRAVTEEQVLNSPMIAFPLGLFDCCGVSDGSAAAIVTTPEIAKSLGKKDIVTVKALQLSLSSGTEMAYDWDGAHFVTTTRAAAEAYKEAGIKNPRKEISMMEVHDCFSITELVTMEDLHISERGKAPKDIMDGFYDREGGGVPCQVDGGLKCFGHPIGASGIRMLYEMYLQLHGRAGDRQLKDPKFGLTHNLGGFPMMNVCSIAIIGKQDA, from the coding sequence ATGGCAAGTGGAATACGAGATAAAGTAGCAATCATCGGCATGGGCTGCACGAAATTTGGAGAGCGATGGAATGACGGTGCCGAGGAATTGTTGGTGGAATCCTACCAGGAGTGTATGGAAGATGCCGGAATCGATAAGAAAGATATCGGCGCCGCCTGGCTGGGATGCTGTTTTGATGAAGTGGATATCGGCAAGAGCGCTCTTCCCGCGTCCCTTGCTCTGCGTCTTCCCAATATTTCGGTGACGCGCGTTGAAAACTTCTGCGCCAGCGGAACGGAGGCCTTCAGGGGTGCCGTGTACGCAGTTGCTTCCGGGGCTGTTGATATCGCCCTGGCCATCGGTGTGGAGAAATTGAAGGATATCGGTTACGGTGGACTGCCCGAGTTCAGCAGCGCCATGGGTCCCTATAACTTTCTGTGGTTCCCGAACGCGACGGCGCCCGGCTGCTTTGCCATGCTGGCCACAGGCTACGCGGCGCATTACGGCATCGACATCCAAGACGTGAAGAAGGCCATGGCGCACATATCAGTGAAGAGCCATGCCAACGGTGCCCTGAATCCCAAGGCACACCTCAGACGTGCCGTCACGGAGGAACAGGTGCTCAATTCCCCCATGATCGCCTTCCCCCTGGGGTTGTTTGACTGCTGCGGTGTGAGCGACGGTTCGGCTGCTGCCATCGTTACCACGCCGGAGATCGCCAAATCTCTCGGCAAGAAAGATATTGTAACCGTCAAGGCCCTGCAGCTTTCTCTGAGCAGTGGTACGGAGATGGCCTATGACTGGGACGGCGCGCATTTCGTTACTACCACCCGGGCGGCTGCAGAGGCTTATAAAGAAGCAGGTATCAAGAATCCGCGGAAAGAGATCAGCATGATGGAAGTACATGACTGCTTCTCCATCACCGAGTTGGTGACCATGGAAGACCTCCATATCTCCGAGAGGGGAAAGGCCCCCAAGGATATCATGGACGGTTTCTATGATCGTGAAGGAGGAGGAGTTCCCTGCCAGGTCGACGGCGGCCTGAAATGCTTCGGTCATCCCATCGGTGCATCGGGCATCAGGATGCTCTATGAAATGTACTTGCAGCTTCACGGCAGGGCGGGTGACCGGCAGCTGAAGGACCCGAAATTTGGATTGACCCATAACCTGGGCGGTTTCCCGATGATGAACGTCTGCAGTATCGCCATCATCGGAAAACAGGATGCGTAA
- a CDS encoding MaoC family dehydratase N-terminal domain-containing protein: MADLSKTGTEYSPLVWEVERGKIREMVGAIGDPNPVYRDKKKAVEAGYKDSPAPPTFLTVPMMWAGEMPNIINDLKINFMMVLHGEEEYEYYQPIYPGDVISGTPKIISMEEKTSKSGSKMDLVTVEVLYTNQRGEKVAKARSLLIERK, from the coding sequence ATGGCCGATCTGTCTAAGACCGGAACCGAATACTCTCCTCTCGTATGGGAAGTGGAGAGGGGAAAAATCAGAGAGATGGTCGGTGCCATCGGGGATCCGAACCCGGTGTATCGGGACAAGAAGAAAGCCGTGGAAGCGGGGTATAAGGATTCTCCCGCGCCGCCGACCTTCCTGACGGTTCCCATGATGTGGGCCGGCGAGATGCCCAACATCATCAACGACCTGAAGATCAATTTCATGATGGTGCTCCACGGTGAGGAAGAGTACGAGTACTACCAGCCCATCTACCCCGGAGACGTGATTTCCGGTACTCCGAAGATAATAAGTATGGAGGAAAAAACGAGTAAATCAGGCTCGAAGATGGACCTGGTGACCGTGGAAGTCCTTTACACCAATCAGCGGGGCGAGAAGGTCGCCAAGGCCCGATCGCTTCTTATCGAACGGAAATAA
- a CDS encoding dehydratase — MAEQIFFEDVNVGDAMPELVKGPLQKLQFVMYAGASGDFNPLHTDDDFAKAVGMKNGAISHGMLVMGIVGQAVSSWVPQKYLKKFGVRFAGMTQQNSTITVSGTVTDKRVENGENIITCDLLAKDQDGDVKITGKFEAALPSKG; from the coding sequence ATGGCAGAACAAATCTTTTTTGAAGACGTTAATGTGGGCGACGCGATGCCCGAACTGGTAAAAGGCCCTCTTCAGAAGCTGCAGTTCGTCATGTATGCCGGTGCCTCCGGTGACTTCAATCCCCTGCACACCGATGATGACTTCGCCAAGGCGGTGGGCATGAAGAACGGTGCCATATCCCACGGAATGCTGGTCATGGGGATCGTGGGACAGGCCGTGTCTTCATGGGTTCCCCAGAAGTACCTGAAGAAGTTCGGTGTCCGCTTTGCCGGGATGACCCAGCAGAACAGCACGATCACCGTCAGCGGTACCGTGACGGATAAGCGTGTTGAGAACGGTGAGAACATCATCACCTGTGATCTGTTGGCGAAGGACCAGGACGGCGATGTGAAAATAACCGGCAAGTTTGAAGCGGCATTGCCGAGTAAAGGATGA